The Aneurinibacillus sp. REN35 genome has a window encoding:
- a CDS encoding TnsD family Tn7-like transposition protein, whose translation MVGFFPTPYPNELLYSTLARFHIRSGNISPKATIEELFGSRSVTTVVDLPANIDSLISNLPIGSAYTAENLIMENTLYPFYSAFLPPERAKSILQSMQGNSGGSIHNRIGVMASTIAENRYIRMCKECATESLKKYGEVYWVRSHQIPGIIICSKHKTLLYNSKVLVHHFNKNEFVPATVDNCNLTEEHTTSKNIEDAIESEFIPNYIQVVDNVDKLLNNRYSNKPPEWFFSQYIERLKLMGLANINGSVKQKELREQFLEFYGENLLTIVQSSVTNNESCWLSMMVRKPRKTVHPIRHLLMIQFLGITLEDLWNEENEYLPFGKSPFPCLNAGADHYLQPVITEVSIRYDSKIKRPVGTFSCSCGFVYARKGPDSSEDDRYKVGRVKEFGEVWESKLKELFQMNLSMREIARRLKVDVNTVKKYGQNLGETEAELGYKRKDNLINKDSFRNEWLDLQKRYPEKSKTELRKVNSGLYTWLYRNDREWLNSNSPKKKQITMVNNRVDWDKRDVETLESVKEIVEEILNSPNKPERVTISRVGKKVGKLSLLEKHLFKLPQTNEYLLQHIESVRDFQIRRIKWAIKECQREGYDVQWWRVARVAGIRGEWIEELEVEFERISSIIS comes from the coding sequence ATGGTTGGTTTTTTTCCAACACCGTATCCGAATGAGTTGTTATATAGTACATTAGCACGTTTCCATATAAGAAGTGGGAACATCAGCCCCAAGGCAACCATTGAAGAGTTATTTGGCTCTCGTTCTGTCACTACTGTTGTCGATTTACCAGCCAACATAGATAGCTTGATAAGCAATTTACCGATTGGAAGTGCATATACTGCGGAAAATTTGATAATGGAGAACACTTTATATCCATTTTATAGTGCCTTTCTTCCGCCAGAACGTGCCAAAAGCATCTTGCAATCTATGCAGGGTAACAGCGGTGGAAGCATCCATAATCGAATAGGTGTTATGGCAAGTACAATTGCAGAGAATAGATATATTAGGATGTGCAAAGAGTGTGCGACAGAGTCATTAAAGAAATATGGAGAAGTGTATTGGGTGAGAAGTCACCAAATTCCTGGGATTATTATTTGTTCAAAGCATAAGACCTTACTGTACAACAGCAAAGTATTAGTACATCACTTTAACAAAAATGAGTTTGTTCCAGCAACTGTAGACAATTGCAATTTAACCGAAGAACATACAACCTCAAAGAATATAGAAGATGCTATAGAATCTGAATTTATCCCCAATTATATTCAAGTTGTAGATAATGTGGATAAACTATTAAACAATCGTTATTCCAATAAGCCACCTGAATGGTTTTTCTCTCAATATATAGAGAGGTTAAAGTTGATGGGATTAGCAAATATAAATGGAAGTGTAAAGCAAAAAGAACTTCGAGAGCAGTTTCTTGAGTTTTATGGGGAGAATTTATTAACGATAGTCCAATCATCCGTTACTAATAATGAAAGTTGCTGGTTAAGTATGATGGTTAGAAAACCACGTAAAACTGTTCATCCAATTAGACATCTGCTGATGATTCAATTTTTAGGAATTACGTTGGAAGACTTATGGAATGAGGAAAATGAGTATTTACCTTTTGGCAAAAGTCCTTTTCCATGTTTAAATGCGGGAGCAGACCATTATTTACAGCCAGTAATTACTGAAGTGTCTATACGGTATGACAGTAAAATCAAGCGGCCAGTTGGGACATTTAGCTGTTCCTGTGGGTTTGTTTACGCACGAAAGGGACCCGATAGTAGTGAAGATGATAGGTACAAGGTTGGAAGAGTAAAAGAGTTTGGAGAAGTATGGGAATCAAAGCTAAAAGAACTTTTTCAAATGAATTTAAGTATGAGAGAAATCGCAAGAAGATTAAAGGTAGATGTAAATACGGTAAAGAAATATGGTCAGAATTTAGGAGAAACCGAAGCGGAACTCGGTTATAAAAGAAAAGACAATCTTATTAACAAGGATAGTTTTCGTAATGAATGGCTGGATTTGCAGAAGCGATATCCCGAAAAGAGTAAAACGGAACTGCGGAAGGTTAATAGTGGTCTTTATACTTGGCTATATCGCAATGATAGGGAGTGGTTAAATTCAAACTCTCCAAAAAAGAAGCAAATTACTATGGTAAATAATCGGGTGGATTGGGATAAAAGAGATGTGGAAACTCTTGAGTCCGTAAAGGAAATTGTAGAAGAAATACTTAATTCCCCTAATAAGCCTGAAAGAGTAACGATAAGCAGAGTTGGGAAGAAAGTAGGCAAATTATCCTTGCTGGAAAAGCATCTATTCAAGTTGCCTCAAACCAATGAATACTTGCTACAACATATTGAATCGGTAAGAGATTTTCAAATTCGCAGAATCAAATGGGCGATTAAAGAATGCCAACGAGAAGGATATGATGTGCAATGGTGGAGAGTAGCGAGGGTAGCTGGTATTCGGGGTGAATGGATAGAGGAATTAGAAGTGGAGTTTGAAAGGATAAGTAGCATTATTTCATAA
- a CDS encoding ATP-binding protein, whose product MEKQNKVIIPNGGEAVMAKYRDQEVMEYRNNPFIEALPPILSKEEVVDKLAYYPPFNENERNLDSHIRLHLVQRLFQYYQPIFQTLDLESRVSRMIRMGYVHKNPFKPEFAQGLHENYKSILNANIDMYNGNLKSTSSAMTILGPSGIGKSRMINVVLSALPQLIVHSRYKNNDFNMYQLVWLKLDCSFDGNIKGVCIDAYRSLDSLLGTSYYKRFGSARMPIASMQPALSQMLRVHGVGLLVIDEVQSLSVAKSGGAEKMMNFFHYLSNMGTPILLIGTPKALPYLRGDLRQARRGSGQGDMVIERMKKDFNWDLILEGMWDYQWVRKPTALTQEFKDILYDESGGITDIAIKLFVMAQVKAISSGKEQITPALIRKVARENLQLIQPMINAIRSGDIKAISRYEDIAPIDVEGFINQEFSTVSMNNKIKEIQKAKKKQEKNWKENVREQSILKLIELDVEPGKAKKCIDTVIEKQGQEFDIKGIVKEAFKLSINIEESSPKPTKLPKKMELQNKQDLRLIVSEGKANGLSAHEALKEKGIIKVIENDFFSVG is encoded by the coding sequence ATGGAAAAACAGAATAAAGTAATAATTCCAAACGGTGGAGAAGCTGTAATGGCAAAATATAGAGACCAGGAAGTGATGGAATACAGAAACAATCCTTTTATCGAAGCTCTTCCTCCCATTCTTTCAAAGGAGGAGGTAGTTGATAAATTAGCCTATTATCCACCTTTTAATGAAAATGAACGTAACTTGGATAGTCATATAAGACTGCACCTTGTCCAGCGATTATTCCAATATTACCAGCCAATTTTTCAAACGCTTGATTTGGAGTCAAGGGTCTCCAGGATGATTCGTATGGGTTATGTTCATAAAAATCCTTTTAAACCAGAATTCGCTCAAGGATTGCACGAAAACTACAAGTCGATTCTAAACGCAAACATAGATATGTACAATGGCAATTTAAAAAGCACGTCTTCTGCAATGACGATTTTGGGACCATCAGGAATCGGTAAAAGCCGAATGATAAATGTGGTACTATCAGCTCTGCCACAACTTATTGTTCATTCTCGCTATAAGAATAATGATTTTAATATGTATCAGTTGGTCTGGCTTAAATTAGATTGTTCATTCGATGGAAATATTAAAGGCGTTTGTATTGATGCATATAGGAGCTTGGATAGTTTATTGGGTACAAGCTATTATAAGCGGTTTGGTTCAGCAAGAATGCCCATAGCCTCCATGCAACCTGCTTTATCTCAAATGCTTAGGGTTCATGGGGTTGGACTACTGGTAATAGACGAGGTGCAGTCGCTGAGCGTTGCCAAATCTGGTGGAGCAGAAAAAATGATGAACTTCTTTCATTACTTATCTAATATGGGAACTCCTATTCTTTTGATAGGAACACCAAAGGCACTTCCTTATTTAAGAGGCGACCTCCGCCAAGCACGAAGAGGCAGTGGTCAGGGTGATATGGTGATAGAACGCATGAAAAAGGATTTTAATTGGGATTTAATTCTCGAAGGAATGTGGGATTATCAGTGGGTGAGAAAGCCAACTGCTCTTACACAAGAGTTTAAAGATATTTTATATGATGAATCTGGCGGAATAACAGATATTGCGATTAAACTTTTTGTCATGGCTCAAGTAAAGGCAATTTCCAGTGGTAAGGAACAAATAACTCCTGCATTAATAAGAAAAGTGGCAAGAGAGAATTTGCAACTAATTCAGCCGATGATTAATGCTATAAGAAGTGGCGACATTAAAGCTATTTCGAGATACGAAGATATCGCACCTATAGATGTAGAAGGGTTTATTAATCAGGAATTTTCTACTGTTTCTATGAACAATAAAATAAAAGAAATTCAAAAAGCGAAGAAAAAGCAGGAGAAAAATTGGAAGGAAAACGTGAGGGAACAGTCTATCTTAAAGTTAATTGAGTTGGATGTTGAACCAGGCAAGGCAAAAAAGTGTATTGATACTGTGATTGAAAAGCAAGGACAAGAATTTGATATAAAGGGGATTGTAAAAGAGGCGTTTAAGCTGTCTATAAATATAGAAGAAAGTAGCCCTAAACCGACTAAATTACCAAAGAAAATGGAGTTGCAAAACAAGCAAGATTTAAGATTGATTGTTTCGGAAGGAAAAGCAAATGGTCTATCTGCCCATGAAGCACTTAAAGAAAAAGGAATTATTAAAGTGATAGAAAATGATTTCTTCAGTGTGGGGTGA
- a CDS encoding Mu transposase C-terminal domain-containing protein, producing the protein MLLTVNTLIGYTGDSLKDTVERILWISSDYTVAVLIDIYANKSTPIYKNVEDIVNDIEIKGATVIKDDPFQIFRNDNEISEKEKEIRNKAWEIIKAIAEKENEPEVFNAKKRAELVKKASGKFGVSNKTVYKYLRRYWQRGKHMNALLPDYKNIGRSQEKQATGKKRGRPKKYKDIVGEGVNVNEETKRIFRIALNKFYYTKSGNSLNTAYQLMRKEFYADGYRIDGGIRKPILKPSSEVPTFGQFKYFFYKERNLKKEIYSRQGSKEYLQNHRALFGNSTVEAYGPGYYEIDATIADVYLVSRYNRNWIIGRPVIYLCVDKFSMMITGLYVGLEGPSWNGAMSALANSASNKVDFCKEYDIEIIEEQWPSRHLCDTLIADRELQGKMVETLVSSLHVKVQNTSPYRADMKPFVERKFQIINEKSVQPFLPGTVKTDFRKRGSRDYRLDSVLDLFQFTQVMIYSILEYNQSWLSNYNREEMMISDDIEPIPIKLWNWGMKNRAGLLRSVSEDTVKLCLMPTANAYITGKGIKFKGLFYTSSNLIREGSFERVRISGSGEKIHISYDPRNLNFIYIKKEDGKEFEKCHLLEYQEVHINKSIEEFEYLQEYEKLLKKQKEDEQLQSKIDLISEIENIVQEAEKMTREQQDETESKTQKLKGIRKNRQIEKMINKENEAFELDKKVTNEKGQVLSFNRMNNQEPEEGPEEFENEMALLRKKQKERTYGKTE; encoded by the coding sequence TTGCTATTGACCGTTAATACGTTAATCGGTTATACGGGAGATTCGTTAAAGGATACCGTTGAAAGAATATTGTGGATTAGCAGTGATTATACAGTTGCAGTTTTGATTGATATTTATGCTAACAAGAGCACTCCAATATATAAAAATGTAGAAGACATTGTTAATGATATTGAGATTAAAGGTGCAACCGTTATTAAAGATGACCCTTTCCAAATTTTTAGAAATGATAATGAGATTAGTGAAAAAGAGAAGGAGATTCGGAATAAAGCATGGGAGATAATAAAAGCCATTGCGGAGAAAGAAAATGAACCAGAAGTTTTTAATGCAAAGAAACGTGCAGAACTTGTTAAAAAGGCAAGTGGAAAATTTGGAGTAAGTAATAAAACAGTCTACAAGTATTTAAGGCGATATTGGCAAAGGGGAAAACACATGAATGCCCTTTTGCCAGATTACAAGAATATAGGGAGGTCTCAGGAAAAACAAGCAACAGGTAAAAAAAGGGGGAGACCAAAAAAATATAAAGATATTGTGGGTGAAGGTGTAAATGTCAATGAAGAAACGAAACGGATATTTAGGATAGCACTTAATAAATTTTACTATACAAAGTCTGGTAACTCCTTAAACACTGCATACCAGTTAATGAGGAAGGAATTTTATGCAGATGGTTACAGGATAGATGGAGGCATTAGGAAGCCAATATTAAAACCATCCAGTGAAGTTCCAACCTTTGGACAGTTTAAATACTTCTTTTATAAGGAGCGAAACTTGAAGAAGGAAATATACTCAAGGCAGGGGTCGAAAGAGTATTTGCAAAATCATAGAGCATTATTTGGTAACTCTACAGTAGAGGCTTATGGACCAGGTTATTACGAAATTGATGCCACCATTGCTGATGTTTACTTAGTCTCCAGATATAACAGAAATTGGATAATCGGAAGGCCCGTCATCTACCTCTGTGTGGACAAGTTTTCCATGATGATTACAGGACTATATGTGGGCTTAGAAGGACCTTCTTGGAATGGGGCTATGAGTGCTCTTGCTAATTCGGCAAGTAATAAAGTGGATTTTTGCAAAGAGTACGATATTGAGATTATAGAGGAGCAATGGCCATCCCGCCATCTTTGCGATACTTTGATAGCTGACCGAGAGTTGCAGGGTAAGATGGTTGAGACACTTGTTAGTTCCTTACATGTTAAAGTACAGAACACAAGTCCCTATAGAGCCGATATGAAACCTTTTGTAGAAAGAAAATTTCAAATTATTAATGAGAAATCCGTACAACCATTTTTACCTGGAACTGTGAAAACTGATTTCCGTAAGAGAGGAAGCCGAGATTATCGTCTTGATAGCGTTCTCGATTTGTTCCAATTTACCCAAGTTATGATTTATTCGATTCTCGAATATAACCAAAGTTGGCTTTCTAATTATAATCGTGAAGAAATGATGATTAGCGATGATATAGAGCCTATTCCAATAAAGTTATGGAATTGGGGAATGAAAAATCGTGCTGGTTTATTGCGTTCTGTTTCAGAAGATACTGTGAAATTGTGTCTGATGCCAACTGCAAATGCTTATATAACTGGTAAAGGAATTAAATTCAAAGGGTTATTTTACACTTCTTCAAATCTTATTAGAGAAGGTAGTTTTGAACGTGTTCGTATAAGTGGTAGTGGAGAAAAGATTCATATATCCTATGACCCAAGAAATTTAAACTTCATATATATAAAGAAGGAAGACGGAAAAGAATTTGAGAAATGCCACCTTCTGGAATACCAAGAAGTTCACATAAACAAGAGTATTGAAGAGTTTGAATACTTACAGGAATATGAAAAGTTACTGAAAAAGCAAAAAGAGGATGAACAGTTACAATCCAAAATTGATTTAATTTCAGAGATAGAAAATATCGTTCAAGAAGCAGAGAAAATGACGAGGGAACAGCAGGATGAAACTGAGAGCAAGACACAAAAACTAAAGGGAATTCGTAAAAATAGGCAAATAGAAAAGATGATTAACAAAGAAAATGAGGCATTTGAACTTGATAAGAAAGTGACGAACGAAAAGGGACAAGTTCTTTCATTTAATAGAATGAATAATCAAGAACCTGAAGAGGGACCAGAAGAGTTTGAAAATGAAATGGCCCTATTAAGAAAGAAGCAGAAGGAGAGAACGTATGGAAAAACAGAATAA
- a CDS encoding heteromeric transposase endonuclease subunit TnsA, protein MRSEWNEEKLQRYIKEGRGQGEFESYKGFIRVQDFGSVGRSSRLRTWRCNRIVHLLSDIETRFFYLTEFDDSILQVKEHVPLYDFEEVVGEQEDIDIRKFKDKQSGFPYILTTTFLITVRGNDGNTYDVARSVKASHELERKAVIERFELIRRYFWKKGIDWALLTQKELPIVKAKNIEWIHPARFLEETTDFTKGDISYISGILLESLYKNKRPVREITSSVDSQLNLEAGSGLLLFKHLLTTKQIKIDMNKKIELNQSAEVLEIVPQERQGEIKIAIDR, encoded by the coding sequence ATGAGAAGTGAGTGGAACGAGGAAAAATTACAAAGGTATATAAAGGAAGGTAGAGGACAGGGAGAATTTGAATCCTATAAAGGATTTATTCGAGTGCAGGACTTCGGCTCGGTTGGCAGAAGCAGTCGTTTAAGAACTTGGCGATGTAATCGGATTGTCCACCTACTGTCGGATATAGAAACACGATTCTTCTACCTAACTGAGTTTGACGATTCAATTTTACAAGTGAAAGAGCATGTGCCTTTATACGATTTTGAAGAAGTAGTTGGGGAGCAAGAAGATATAGATATAAGGAAATTTAAGGATAAACAATCGGGATTTCCCTACATTTTAACCACGACCTTTCTAATTACAGTTAGGGGAAATGACGGAAATACCTATGATGTTGCAAGGAGTGTTAAAGCAAGTCATGAATTGGAAAGAAAGGCAGTGATTGAACGCTTCGAGTTAATAAGACGTTATTTTTGGAAAAAAGGTATTGATTGGGCGTTATTAACCCAAAAGGAGCTTCCAATAGTTAAGGCGAAAAACATCGAGTGGATACATCCAGCGAGGTTTTTAGAGGAAACAACGGATTTTACTAAAGGTGATATTTCGTATATTTCAGGAATTCTTTTGGAATCACTCTATAAAAATAAAAGACCAGTTCGGGAGATAACAAGTTCAGTTGATTCTCAACTAAATCTTGAAGCTGGTTCAGGGTTGTTGCTATTTAAACATTTATTAACAACAAAACAGATAAAAATAGATATGAATAAGAAGATTGAATTAAACCAATCGGCAGAAGTTTTAGAGATTGTTCCGCAAGAAAGGCAGGGTGAAATAAAAATTGCTATTGACCGTTAA
- a CDS encoding recombinase family protein, with protein sequence MDVFGYIRVSTKTQMDGYGLKTQESAIIDFCQKNGYDLIEVFRDEGISGTIANRDGLNDLISSFGEVKKVVVLNTSRLWRSDTVKVLVHREFQKHSADVISIEQPNYSGIYTKNPNDFLVNGMMELLDQYERMSIAMKLNKGRRTKIKMGDKACGNAPLGYKWNDKAKIIVDEETAAIIELIFKKYLELRSLGKLKKYLDNSGVRSSRGNRFSKQALVGILKNDFYKGVLRHSDLIIEGNHKPLINKVVFGKVQALINRNRKAGVRNEK encoded by the coding sequence TTGGATGTTTTTGGATATATAAGGGTTAGTACAAAAACTCAAATGGATGGGTATGGGTTAAAAACGCAGGAATCAGCAATTATAGACTTTTGCCAAAAGAATGGATACGACCTAATTGAAGTATTTCGAGATGAGGGAATCTCTGGAACGATTGCAAACAGAGACGGATTAAATGATTTAATTAGTTCTTTTGGTGAAGTAAAGAAAGTTGTAGTATTAAACACCTCCCGACTTTGGAGAAGTGATACAGTCAAAGTTTTAGTTCACAGAGAATTTCAGAAGCATTCGGCTGACGTTATCAGCATTGAACAGCCTAATTACAGCGGAATTTACACGAAAAATCCAAATGACTTTTTGGTTAATGGGATGATGGAATTGCTCGACCAATATGAGAGAATGAGTATCGCTATGAAGCTCAACAAAGGCCGTAGAACAAAAATTAAAATGGGCGATAAAGCATGTGGGAATGCTCCTCTTGGCTATAAGTGGAATGATAAAGCAAAGATTATTGTTGATGAAGAAACAGCGGCCATTATCGAATTGATTTTCAAAAAGTATTTGGAGTTACGCAGTCTTGGGAAACTTAAAAAGTATTTAGACAACTCTGGGGTAAGAAGCAGTAGGGGGAACAGATTTAGCAAACAGGCCTTGGTTGGGATACTAAAGAATGATTTTTATAAAGGTGTTTTAAGACACAGTGATTTGATAATCGAGGGGAATCATAAACCGTTGATAAATAAGGTCGTATTTGGGAAAGTACAAGCTCTAATTAATAGAAACAGAAAAGCTGGTGTAAGAAATGAGAAGTGA